The following are from one region of the Cloacibacterium sp. TD35 genome:
- a CDS encoding OmpA family protein gives MSLIDLIKPQLNPELISEAAIQLGESESNISKALGSLFPAVLGVFAQHSKQKDVINALLETSSLDFSENLLEKAINSTEIQNIILNTLGEQGEHIISHVSEYSNVNKTSAETLLKIATAATLEGIKKCAHKHGLDDQGILSKLAEHRCLIPALLPAGMSLEHLGLENLLEKNTETPVEISNTTSHKTKEEVKIIKQETEEKSSFWKWLLPLLILGIVAWFLWNQLIQKEILKTETSTENITKIPEPIPADSLSDAQKKIEFKGIFLQVVSDGLEDRMITFLKADNYKNAKDDDALKSTWYEFDQVSFASGKSDQLASGTEQIANLIKILKAYPEVKIKIGAYTDKSGTETENIALSQARADFIKNELTKAGVGTQIANAEGYGSKFATLPATATEEERSIDRKIALRFTK, from the coding sequence ATGTCACTCATTGACCTCATAAAACCTCAATTAAACCCAGAATTAATTTCCGAAGCAGCCATTCAGTTAGGAGAAAGCGAATCAAACATTTCAAAAGCTTTAGGAAGTCTTTTTCCTGCAGTTTTAGGAGTTTTTGCCCAACATTCTAAACAAAAAGATGTGATTAATGCACTTCTTGAAACTTCGTCTCTCGATTTTTCTGAAAACTTACTTGAAAAAGCAATCAACAGTACAGAAATTCAGAATATTATTTTAAATACTTTGGGAGAACAGGGCGAACATATTATTTCTCACGTCTCTGAGTACTCTAACGTAAATAAAACCTCAGCCGAAACACTTCTAAAAATTGCAACTGCTGCTACACTCGAAGGAATAAAAAAATGTGCCCATAAACACGGATTAGATGACCAAGGAATTCTTTCAAAATTAGCTGAACACAGATGCTTAATCCCAGCTTTATTGCCAGCTGGAATGTCTTTAGAACATTTAGGCTTAGAAAATTTACTCGAAAAAAACACAGAAACTCCGGTTGAAATTTCCAATACTACTTCTCATAAAACCAAAGAAGAAGTTAAAATCATAAAACAAGAGACAGAAGAAAAAAGTTCTTTTTGGAAATGGCTTCTTCCCTTACTCATTCTTGGCATAGTTGCTTGGTTTTTGTGGAACCAATTGATACAAAAGGAAATTCTTAAAACTGAAACTTCAACAGAAAATATCACTAAAATCCCTGAACCTATTCCGGCTGATTCTTTATCAGATGCTCAGAAAAAAATTGAGTTCAAAGGAATTTTTCTACAAGTGGTTTCTGATGGTTTAGAAGACAGAATGATTACATTTTTAAAAGCAGACAACTATAAAAATGCTAAAGATGACGATGCTCTAAAATCAACTTGGTATGAATTTGACCAAGTCAGTTTTGCTTCAGGAAAATCAGACCAATTAGCATCTGGAACAGAACAAATAGCAAATCTTATTAAAATTTTAAAAGCGTATCCCGAAGTCAAAATTAAAATAGGTGCTTATACCGACAAATCCGGAACCGAAACTGAAAATATAGCCCTTTCTCAAGCGAGAGCAGACTTCATAAAAAATGAATTGACTAAAGCTGGAGTAGGAACTCAAATCGCAAATGCAGAAGGTTATGGTAGTAAGTTTGCGACTTTACCTGCCACAGCAACCGAAGAAGAAAGATCAATTGACAGAAAAATAGCATTGAGATTTACCAAATAA
- a CDS encoding class I SAM-dependent DNA methyltransferase, giving the protein MSWFEDWFNTPYYHILYKDRDFIEAENFITNLTKEIQLSKDSKIIDLACGKGRHSVFLQKLGYEVLGVDLSEESIEHNKQFETSAPLSLSFKVHDMRNELYPNISSEKVSAVFNLFTSFGYFDNDEDDRKVFSSVKNVLQNDGIFVLDFLNEKFVKNTLVEETTVTKGGIDFLIKKRIEENHVIKDIFFEDKGEQFHYFEKVKLHTLEEIKNIAEGFGFEAVKIWGNYQLEDFERETSPRCIFQFRVKN; this is encoded by the coding sequence ATGAGCTGGTTCGAAGATTGGTTTAATACACCATACTATCATATTTTATACAAAGACAGAGATTTTATAGAAGCTGAAAATTTTATTACAAATCTCACCAAAGAAATACAACTTTCTAAAGATTCCAAAATCATAGATTTAGCATGTGGCAAAGGCAGACATTCTGTTTTTTTACAAAAGTTAGGCTATGAAGTTTTAGGAGTAGATTTATCCGAAGAAAGCATAGAACACAATAAACAGTTTGAGACTTCGGCTCCGCTAAGTCTTAGCTTTAAAGTTCACGACATGAGAAATGAACTTTACCCCAATATTTCTTCTGAAAAAGTAAGTGCTGTTTTCAATTTATTCACCAGTTTTGGATATTTTGATAATGATGAAGATGACAGAAAAGTTTTTTCTTCGGTAAAAAATGTTTTACAGAACGATGGAATTTTCGTTTTGGATTTTCTCAATGAAAAATTTGTGAAAAACACTTTGGTGGAAGAAACAACTGTTACCAAAGGCGGAATAGATTTTCTCATCAAAAAAAGGATAGAAGAAAATCATGTCATAAAAGATATTTTCTTTGAAGATAAGGGAGAGCAATTTCATTATTTCGAAAAAGTAAAACTTCACACTTTAGAAGAAATAAAAAACATAGCCGAAGGCTTCGGGTTTGAAGCTGTAAAAATTTGGGGAAACTATCAATTAGAAGATTTTGAAAGAGAAACTTCACCGAGATGTATTTTCCAGTTCAGAGTTAAAAATTAA
- a CDS encoding glycosyltransferase codes for MQKTISIVVAIFNRKDELFELLNSLIAQTDKDFEIIIVDDGSFVDLLPTVETFKEMLNIQYFKKPNSGPGLSRNYGANRAKNDWLVFVDSDVIVEKDYIENIKKNLEKTDCAAFGGADKAHKGFNILQKAISYSMTSVFTTGGVRGSKKAVTRFQPRSFNMGVNKEIFLKIGGFSEMRIGEDPDLSMTIWENGYQTAFFDDIGVYHKRRTDLGKFSKQVYQFGCARPILNQRHPDYVKPTFWFPTLFLLGYVAGILEYFFLYKGFVLACYGFYTLVIFLHALYLTKNVAIAAQAIITTYIQMFSYGYGFLESWVKLNLLKMKPEDAFPKHFHQK; via the coding sequence ATGCAAAAAACCATTTCCATTGTAGTCGCGATTTTCAACAGAAAAGACGAATTATTCGAGCTTTTGAACTCTCTTATTGCTCAAACCGATAAAGATTTTGAAATCATCATCGTAGATGATGGTTCGTTCGTAGATTTATTGCCTACTGTGGAAACCTTTAAGGAAATGTTGAACATTCAATATTTCAAAAAACCGAATTCTGGACCTGGTTTATCTAGAAATTACGGAGCAAATAGAGCCAAAAATGATTGGTTGGTTTTTGTAGATTCTGATGTAATTGTAGAAAAAGATTACATAGAAAACATCAAAAAAAATCTAGAAAAAACAGATTGCGCTGCTTTTGGTGGTGCAGATAAAGCCCATAAAGGTTTCAATATTTTACAAAAAGCCATCTCCTATTCTATGACTTCGGTTTTTACTACTGGCGGAGTTAGAGGAAGTAAAAAAGCAGTGACCAGATTTCAGCCAAGAAGCTTTAACATGGGGGTAAACAAAGAAATTTTCTTAAAAATTGGCGGTTTTTCTGAAATGCGAATTGGCGAAGATCCAGATTTATCAATGACGATTTGGGAAAACGGTTACCAAACTGCTTTTTTTGACGATATTGGAGTTTATCATAAACGCAGAACAGATTTGGGAAAATTTTCAAAACAAGTATATCAATTTGGTTGCGCAAGACCTATTCTAAACCAAAGACATCCTGATTATGTAAAACCAACTTTTTGGTTCCCTACATTATTTTTATTGGGTTATGTAGCTGGGATTTTAGAATATTTCTTTTTGTACAAAGGTTTTGTATTAGCATGTTATGGTTTTTATACTTTAGTTATTTTTCTACATGCTTTGTATTTGACTAAAAATGTTGCAATTGCTGCACAAGCAATCATTACCACATATATTCAGATGTTTTCTTACGGTTATGGTTTTTTAGAATCTTGGGTTAAACTCAACCTTCTGAAAATGAAACCAGAAGATGCTTTTCCGAAACATTTTCATCAAAAATAA
- a CDS encoding OmpP1/FadL family transporter — translation MFKKSLTILSIASAFYLQAQDVSIIRNSVDVYSANPLTGSAKFNAMAGSMGALGGDLSAINTNPASVGVFITGNISGTIAVNNSKSTSSFSNTANSYKLNNADLGQLGGVAVFATSGNTPWKFVNFGVNYTNQNLEEYIETPANSSYKFQDSNLVDTNGNPVTGTFTSLGHAYDRTGNLTNMNIAFGGNYDNKFYVGGSLNFKGAAIEQYDSSRLSLDVDNNNSYVLNKQGTPYSEDSNGFSFSAGIIGKINNNLRLGASIESPTWWTMYRTYSEVNEDNLGYFFDYYDEDRKFTSPMKATLSGAFVLNKNFALNVDYSLGLTKPKYKVQGPAETQLNNFFKSEYKNLSELRVGGEYRYNNFRLRGGYGISNSPFEKRANFDDLYVGKRETLGVGFGFDFKSFYIDAAYNKITTNSTNVYGDGNYYSTANNGDVEFFTYNPNTFTSKLENIKDNVTLTLGWKF, via the coding sequence ATGTTTAAAAAATCTTTAACAATATTAAGTATTGCATCTGCATTTTATCTTCAAGCGCAAGATGTTTCGATTATCAGAAATTCTGTAGATGTTTATTCCGCAAATCCATTGACTGGCTCTGCTAAATTTAATGCAATGGCAGGTTCTATGGGAGCTTTAGGAGGAGATCTTTCTGCAATTAATACCAATCCTGCAAGTGTGGGAGTTTTTATTACAGGAAATATTAGTGGAACCATAGCAGTTAATAATTCTAAAAGCACATCGTCTTTTTCTAATACAGCCAATTCTTATAAATTAAATAATGCAGATTTAGGTCAATTAGGTGGGGTAGCTGTTTTTGCAACAAGCGGAAACACACCTTGGAAATTTGTGAATTTTGGGGTTAATTACACCAATCAAAATTTAGAAGAATACATAGAAACACCAGCCAATTCTAGCTATAAATTTCAAGACAGTAATCTGGTAGATACGAATGGAAACCCTGTTACAGGAACTTTTACTTCTCTAGGTCACGCTTATGACAGAACGGGAAATCTTACCAACATGAACATCGCTTTTGGTGGTAATTATGACAATAAATTCTATGTGGGAGGTTCCCTTAATTTCAAAGGTGCTGCAATAGAACAATATGATTCTTCTAGATTATCACTAGATGTAGATAATAATAACAGCTATGTTTTAAACAAACAAGGAACTCCTTATTCTGAAGATTCTAATGGTTTCTCTTTTTCTGCGGGTATCATTGGAAAAATTAATAATAACCTAAGACTAGGAGCTTCTATTGAATCACCAACTTGGTGGACAATGTACAGAACTTACAGCGAAGTAAACGAAGATAATTTAGGGTATTTCTTTGATTATTATGACGAAGACAGAAAATTCACTTCACCTATGAAAGCTACATTAAGTGGAGCTTTTGTGTTGAATAAAAATTTCGCACTAAACGTAGATTATTCATTAGGATTAACCAAGCCAAAATATAAAGTTCAAGGTCCTGCAGAGACTCAGCTCAACAATTTCTTTAAATCTGAATACAAAAATTTATCAGAACTTAGAGTAGGAGGTGAATACCGTTATAACAATTTCAGATTAAGAGGTGGTTACGGAATTTCTAATTCACCATTCGAAAAGAGAGCAAATTTTGATGATTTGTATGTAGGCAAAAGAGAAACATTAGGTGTAGGATTCGGATTTGATTTTAAATCATTCTATATTGATGCAGCTTATAATAAGATTACTACCAACTCTACCAATGTATACGGAGATGGAAATTATTACAGTACAGCCAATAATGGAGATGTAGAATTCTTTACTTATAATCCTAATACTTTCACTTCTAAATTAGAAAACATTAAGGACAATGTAACCCTTACTTTAGGATGGAAATTTTAA
- a CDS encoding prolyl-tRNA synthetase — protein MKNSTYKNLSEILRTKGVLGVAAGLLLVSCGSQMGGYTETDGVYYDPNKDVIPEGIVMPEPYQVDEVYAYESDSTSIIEQNQQNQAAQKNKYKTWSGTESDWGTYAGTEQNIYYNNYNTWGWNPYGYYSPYYGWGNGWNIGIGFGWNSWDWNPYWDPYFGYGGYGYYNPWYGHYSPYYYGGYYGYNPYYYGGYYYPRNNYKRSGADAITRGNGFQNSNNRSLNNRMNSNNTNNSGFRTAPPRNTNPNMTQPPQNSNPSRFRSVPRQEPRQYEAPRVEPRRNDWGGSSNSGGGFRSGGSSSSSGSSSSGGGFRSGGFR, from the coding sequence ATGAAAAATTCTACTTATAAAAACTTATCAGAAATTCTTAGAACAAAAGGTGTTCTAGGGGTTGCAGCTGGTTTGCTTTTGGTTTCATGTGGTTCTCAAATGGGAGGTTACACAGAAACTGATGGGGTGTATTATGACCCTAATAAAGATGTGATACCAGAAGGTATTGTGATGCCTGAACCTTATCAAGTGGATGAAGTATATGCATATGAGTCTGATTCTACTAGTATTATAGAGCAAAATCAACAAAATCAAGCGGCTCAAAAAAATAAATACAAAACATGGAGTGGAACAGAATCTGACTGGGGAACTTACGCAGGAACAGAACAAAACATCTATTATAACAATTATAATACTTGGGGCTGGAATCCTTACGGATATTATTCTCCTTATTACGGTTGGGGAAATGGTTGGAATATAGGAATTGGTTTCGGTTGGAATAGCTGGGACTGGAATCCTTATTGGGATCCTTACTTTGGTTATGGAGGCTATGGTTACTATAACCCTTGGTATGGCCATTATTCTCCATATTATTACGGTGGTTACTATGGATATAATCCATATTATTATGGAGGATATTACTATCCAAGAAATAATTATAAGAGAAGCGGGGCTGATGCCATTACTAGAGGAAATGGTTTCCAAAATTCTAATAACAGAAGTTTAAATAATAGGATGAATTCTAATAATACTAATAATTCTGGATTCAGAACTGCACCACCTAGAAACACTAACCCTAATATGACTCAGCCACCACAAAATTCTAATCCTTCAAGATTTAGAAGTGTTCCAAGACAAGAACCAAGACAATATGAAGCACCAAGAGTAGAGCCAAGAAGAAATGACTGGGGAGGAAGTTCTAATTCTGGAGGAGGTTTCAGATCAGGTGGCTCATCTAGTTCTAGCGGAAGCTCAAGTTCTGGCGGTGGTTTCAGATCAGGTGGATTTAGATAA
- a CDS encoding ZIP family metal transporter: MIIILLILSVIIGVLLGKYFGKSNTFAKNLLILSAGFLITVCVSEVFPEVYEAEDHNIGIWIIGGVLLQMILESLTKGFEHGHFHHHHEEKNILPIALMAGMFVHAFLEGIPLANITDVTSPYLLGIVFHNLPISFILGTFLLREKNNIFSWFIIVLFAMASPLGMVFGDYFNPKWQPYFLALVGGIFLHISSVIIFESNKNHKMDWQKLFLVIAGVVLALVNHLFHAHH; this comes from the coding sequence ATGATTATCATTCTATTGATCTTAAGCGTTATAATTGGTGTTCTTTTGGGAAAATATTTCGGGAAGAGCAATACTTTTGCTAAAAATTTACTTATTCTAAGTGCAGGCTTTTTGATTACGGTTTGTGTAAGCGAAGTATTTCCAGAAGTGTATGAAGCCGAAGACCACAATATTGGAATTTGGATTATTGGTGGCGTTTTGCTTCAAATGATTTTAGAAAGCCTTACCAAAGGTTTCGAACATGGGCATTTTCATCATCACCACGAAGAAAAAAACATTTTGCCTATTGCTCTGATGGCAGGAATGTTTGTTCACGCATTTTTAGAAGGAATTCCTTTAGCCAATATTACAGATGTAACTTCTCCTTATTTATTAGGAATTGTGTTCCATAATTTACCGATTTCATTCATTCTAGGAACTTTTTTATTAAGAGAAAAAAATAATATTTTTTCTTGGTTTATTATCGTCTTATTTGCAATGGCATCTCCACTGGGAATGGTTTTTGGAGATTATTTCAACCCTAAATGGCAACCTTATTTCTTGGCATTAGTTGGTGGAATTTTCTTACATATTTCATCTGTGATTATTTTTGAAAGCAATAAAAATCACAAAATGGATTGGCAAAAGCTTTTTTTAGTGATTGCTGGAGTTGTACTAGCTTTGGTAAATCATTTATTTCATGCTCATCATTAA
- the folP gene encoding dihydropteroate synthase, giving the protein MNIPASSIQCNDFSINCNGRLVDLNTPKIMGILNLTPDSFSDGGKFNNEKSALLHAEKLLKDGADFIDIGAQSTRPNAEYLSAEEEIRRIGNMISLIKKEFPEALISIDTFYADVVKFGYNEGMDVVNDISGGYFDENLLSTVAVTRLSYILMHSNTTYSNMHEKIHYDDITMSVNYYFSEKINQLQKLGIHDIILDPGFGFGKTVEDQYKMIEEVEHLGFGRFPLLIGISRKSFIYKPLNKKPLEIGEETQKLHRKVLEKGAKILRVHDVAETRKTIEEMK; this is encoded by the coding sequence ATGAATATTCCTGCATCAAGCATTCAATGTAATGATTTTTCTATCAATTGCAATGGTAGATTAGTAGATTTAAATACTCCCAAAATTATGGGGATTCTTAATCTTACTCCAGATTCTTTTTCGGATGGAGGAAAGTTTAATAACGAAAAATCAGCACTTCTTCATGCTGAAAAATTGCTTAAAGATGGAGCAGATTTCATAGACATTGGAGCACAATCTACTCGTCCGAATGCGGAATATCTCTCTGCAGAAGAAGAAATTAGAAGAATAGGAAATATGATTTCTTTAATCAAAAAAGAATTTCCAGAAGCATTAATTTCTATTGACACTTTTTATGCAGACGTAGTAAAATTTGGTTATAATGAAGGAATGGATGTGGTGAATGATATTTCGGGAGGCTATTTTGATGAAAATTTATTATCAACAGTTGCCGTGACTAGACTTTCGTATATTTTGATGCATAGTAATACCACATATTCTAACATGCACGAAAAAATTCATTACGATGATATTACCATGAGTGTGAATTATTATTTTTCAGAAAAAATAAATCAATTGCAAAAATTGGGAATTCATGATATTATTTTAGACCCAGGTTTTGGTTTTGGAAAAACGGTGGAAGATCAGTATAAAATGATTGAAGAAGTAGAGCATTTAGGTTTCGGGAGATTTCCTCTTTTGATAGGGATTTCCAGAAAATCTTTCATCTATAAACCTCTGAATAAAAAACCGCTTGAAATTGGAGAAGAAACTCAAAAACTTCACCGAAAAGTTCTAGAAAAAGGAGCAAAAATTTTGAGAGTTCATGATGTAGCTGAAACAAGAAAAACAATTGAGGAAATGAAATAA
- a CDS encoding M28 family metallopeptidase, whose translation MKKLFTLLAIGTLMFSNAQSYKKPLVSAITEKDLKTDMYQMAADQFWGREAGTLDELKVSMWFADKMKAAGMKPAGDNGTFFQFFDMYRHQVSPQSSVKIGDKTLKIWKDILVQDVTDNNFTAPVLYLGKIEPQDLASKNIAGKVVALKASDLNVSKEMTLFERRYPGFIRTKYYKTISQLGAKGIIFITDDISDKSWVEVLPQMTRGTYGVEGLREKVDVGIPVFWIKQENENWVKNNPEISLNIQTETYKYPSVNIIGKIEGTDPQLKKEYVLLSGHQDHDGIRHPVKNDTIYNGADDNASTCVAMLAMARAYSKQPSKRSILFVIHGAEERGLLGSRWHAAHPVVPKESIVAVLNGDMIGRNDNNEAALLGGDAPHKNSEELVKMALDANNESTKFKFLKAWDLPEHPEYFYFRSDHLPYAKAGIPALFFTSVLHYQYHTPQDESENINFKKLYKMTEWMYRTSWKVANEPERPKLIPDFKLER comes from the coding sequence ATGAAAAAACTGTTTACTTTATTAGCAATAGGAACTTTAATGTTCAGTAATGCTCAATCTTACAAAAAACCTTTGGTTTCTGCTATTACAGAAAAAGACTTAAAAACTGATATGTACCAAATGGCAGCAGACCAATTTTGGGGAAGAGAAGCAGGAACTTTAGATGAACTAAAAGTTTCGATGTGGTTTGCAGATAAAATGAAAGCTGCAGGAATGAAACCTGCAGGTGACAACGGAACTTTTTTCCAGTTTTTTGACATGTATCGTCATCAGGTTTCACCACAAAGTTCTGTAAAAATTGGTGATAAAACCCTAAAAATATGGAAAGACATATTGGTGCAAGATGTTACCGATAATAATTTTACCGCTCCAGTTTTATATTTAGGCAAAATAGAACCTCAAGATTTGGCCTCTAAAAATATCGCAGGGAAAGTAGTCGCTCTGAAAGCTTCAGACCTTAACGTTTCTAAAGAAATGACGCTGTTTGAAAGAAGATATCCTGGATTTATTAGAACTAAATATTACAAAACCATTTCTCAACTTGGCGCAAAAGGAATTATCTTTATTACAGATGATATTTCAGATAAAAGCTGGGTAGAAGTTTTACCACAAATGACCAGAGGAACTTACGGTGTAGAAGGTCTTAGAGAAAAAGTAGATGTAGGAATTCCCGTTTTTTGGATTAAACAAGAAAACGAAAATTGGGTAAAAAACAATCCTGAAATTTCTTTGAACATTCAGACCGAAACGTATAAATATCCATCCGTAAACATCATCGGAAAAATAGAAGGAACAGACCCTCAATTGAAAAAAGAATATGTTCTTTTGAGCGGACACCAAGACCATGATGGCATTCGTCATCCTGTAAAAAATGATACAATTTACAATGGTGCAGATGATAATGCAAGTACTTGTGTAGCGATGTTGGCAATGGCAAGAGCATACAGCAAACAGCCATCTAAACGCAGTATCTTATTCGTTATTCACGGTGCTGAAGAAAGAGGATTACTCGGGTCTCGTTGGCACGCTGCGCATCCTGTTGTCCCAAAAGAAAGCATTGTTGCAGTGCTAAACGGTGATATGATTGGTAGAAATGATAATAATGAAGCGGCACTTCTTGGTGGTGATGCACCTCACAAAAATTCTGAAGAATTGGTAAAAATGGCTCTTGATGCTAATAATGAAAGTACGAAATTCAAATTTCTAAAAGCTTGGGATTTGCCAGAACATCCAGAATATTTTTATTTCAGAAGTGACCATCTTCCTTATGCTAAAGCAGGAATTCCTGCATTATTTTTCACCAGCGTTCTCCATTATCAATACCACACTCCACAAGATGAATCAGAAAATATTAATTTCAAAAAATTATATAAAATGACGGAATGGATGTACAGAACTTCTTGGAAAGTAGCCAATGAACCAGAAAGACCAAAATTAATTCCAGATTTTAAACTAGAAAGATAA
- the proS gene encoding proline--tRNA ligase, translating to MAKLTTRSEDYSKWYNELVVKADLAENSGVRGSMVIKPYGYAIWEKIQAELDKKFKETGHQNAYFPLFVPKSLFEAEEKNAEGFAKECAVVTHYRLKTDPNNPHKLIVDPEAKLEEELIVRPTSEAIIWNTYKSWIQSYRDLPILINQWANVVRWEMRTRLFLRTSEFLWQEGHTAHATKDEAIEETEKMLEVYADVVENFMAIPVIKGFKTPTERFAGADETYCIEAMMQDGKALQAGTSHFLGQNFAKAFDVKFTNREGKQEFAWATSWGVSTRLMGALIMTHSDDFGLVLPPKLAPIQVVIVPIFKGEEQLAEISVVANEIYDKLKAKGISVKYDDRTEYKPGWKFAEYELKGVPLRIAMGARDLENKTVEIARRDNLTKEVRSLENIEDYIEELLVNVQNDIYKKAETYRNEHITKVDSYEEFKKVLEEKGGFIAAHWDGTAEEEEQIKEETKATIRCIPLDAEDENGVSLISGKPSTKRVLFAKAY from the coding sequence ATGGCAAAATTAACAACAAGGAGTGAAGATTATAGCAAATGGTATAACGAACTTGTAGTAAAAGCAGACCTAGCTGAAAACTCAGGTGTAAGAGGAAGCATGGTGATAAAACCCTACGGTTATGCTATCTGGGAAAAAATTCAAGCAGAACTAGACAAAAAATTCAAAGAAACTGGTCACCAAAACGCTTACTTCCCACTCTTTGTCCCGAAAAGCTTATTTGAAGCTGAAGAAAAAAATGCAGAAGGATTTGCCAAAGAATGCGCTGTAGTAACCCACTACAGACTAAAAACAGACCCTAATAATCCTCATAAATTAATTGTAGACCCAGAAGCAAAATTAGAAGAAGAACTAATTGTTCGTCCAACTTCTGAAGCGATTATTTGGAACACTTATAAATCTTGGATTCAATCATATAGAGATTTACCAATTCTCATCAATCAATGGGCAAATGTTGTTCGCTGGGAAATGAGAACCCGACTTTTCTTAAGAACTTCGGAGTTCCTTTGGCAAGAAGGTCATACCGCTCATGCCACTAAAGATGAAGCTATAGAAGAGACTGAGAAAATGCTAGAAGTGTATGCTGATGTAGTAGAAAATTTCATGGCAATTCCTGTAATCAAAGGTTTTAAAACTCCTACTGAAAGATTTGCTGGCGCAGATGAAACCTATTGTATCGAAGCGATGATGCAAGACGGAAAAGCACTTCAAGCTGGAACTTCTCACTTCTTAGGACAAAATTTTGCTAAAGCTTTTGATGTAAAATTCACCAATAGAGAAGGAAAACAAGAATTTGCTTGGGCTACTTCTTGGGGCGTTTCTACCAGATTGATGGGTGCATTAATCATGACACATTCTGATGATTTTGGTTTGGTACTTCCACCGAAATTGGCTCCAATTCAAGTGGTAATAGTTCCTATTTTCAAAGGAGAAGAGCAACTGGCAGAAATCTCTGTGGTAGCCAATGAAATTTATGACAAATTAAAAGCAAAAGGAATTTCTGTAAAATATGACGACAGAACCGAGTATAAACCAGGCTGGAAATTTGCAGAATATGAATTAAAAGGAGTTCCATTAAGAATTGCAATGGGCGCTAGAGATTTAGAAAATAAAACAGTAGAAATTGCAAGAAGAGATAACTTAACCAAAGAAGTTCGTTCGTTAGAAAACATCGAAGATTACATTGAAGAACTATTGGTTAACGTTCAAAATGATATCTACAAAAAAGCTGAAACATATAGAAACGAACATATTACTAAAGTAGATTCTTACGAAGAATTCAAAAAAGTGTTAGAAGAAAAAGGAGGTTTCATTGCTGCACATTGGGACGGAACTGCTGAAGAAGAAGAGCAAATTAAAGAAGAAACCAAAGCTACCATAAGATGTATCCCACTAGATGCAGAAGACGAGAATGGCGTTTCCTTAATTTCAGGAAAACCTTCTACCAAAAGAGTTCTTTTTGCAAAGGCGTATTAA